A part of Trichocoleus sp. genomic DNA contains:
- a CDS encoding SDR family oxidoreductase, with amino-acid sequence MFLVTGATGGLGRRVVRLLRERELPVRAFVQLTSRYSELEHRGAEIFIGDLQQPRDIQKACQDVQYIISAHGSNAASRNGAQAIDYRANVDLIDAAKSAEVQHFVFTSVLGADRGYEDAPVFKAKWAVEQYLRSSQLNYTILRPSGFASNLLPLADRFSQTGIYLLVGDPLIRTSIVSTDDLARMAIDSVRVVAARNQVLAVGGPEILERRQIPQIFGRIFNREPIVLNPPVLALDGVRLLSGFVNRDVQKSLGTLRTLLSNEFYVPKAEIDRLEMMFDLKLETLERFLRRYSSI; translated from the coding sequence ATGTTTCTAGTGACAGGTGCGACAGGAGGATTGGGTCGGCGGGTTGTGCGGCTGTTGCGAGAGCGAGAACTGCCGGTGCGGGCATTTGTGCAACTGACTTCTCGCTACAGTGAATTAGAGCATCGTGGCGCAGAAATTTTCATTGGGGATTTGCAACAGCCGCGAGACATCCAGAAAGCTTGTCAGGATGTGCAATATATTATTAGTGCTCATGGCTCGAATGCCGCTTCACGAAACGGAGCACAGGCGATCGACTATCGCGCTAATGTTGATTTGATTGATGCTGCGAAGTCTGCTGAAGTGCAGCATTTTGTCTTTACCTCAGTGCTGGGAGCCGATCGCGGTTATGAAGATGCGCCTGTGTTTAAGGCGAAGTGGGCAGTGGAGCAGTATTTGCGATCCAGCCAGTTAAACTACACAATTTTGCGTCCATCTGGCTTTGCCTCTAATTTATTGCCGCTTGCCGATCGGTTTAGCCAAACTGGAATTTATCTGTTGGTGGGCGATCCTCTAATCCGCACATCGATCGTCAGCACTGATGATCTGGCGAGAATGGCGATCGATTCAGTGCGCGTGGTGGCAGCACGAAACCAGGTCTTGGCAGTCGGTGGACCAGAAATTTTAGAGCGACGGCAGATTCCGCAGATCTTTGGACGGATTTTTAACCGAGAACCGATTGTTCTCAATCCCCCTGTACTGGCGCTGGATGGAGTCCGTTTGCTGTCTGGGTTCGTCAATCGAGATGTACAGAAATCACTCGGAACGCTGCGAACGCTGCTGTCTAATGAGTTTTATGTCCCCAAAGCCGAGATCGATCGACTGGAGATGATGTTTGATTTGAAGCTGGAAACTCTGGAAAGATTTTTGCGCCGCTATTCCAGCATCTAA
- a CDS encoding GNAT family N-acetyltransferase codes for MATFPSDASCFPEFHPNRSSGQVNCNRSIDPFFIRTFRQQDLTSLSEVLASSFHTKDGAMGWLYPLLRQGIHEDLRMRLRAQTPRYACLVAIRRMSPQEAVFESRALDSPLSQAGESDRIVGTVEIAVRNSPSLLHRRSPYPYLSNLAVLQEYRQQGVAQQLLKMCERIALDWGYHDIHLHVLENNDRARRLYDKAGYQVQQTETSLTSLVFGRSRQVLLHKALRRG; via the coding sequence ATGGCTACATTCCCAAGTGACGCTTCTTGTTTCCCTGAGTTTCATCCTAACCGCTCGTCCGGACAGGTCAACTGCAATCGATCGATCGATCCCTTCTTCATTCGCACATTTCGCCAACAGGATCTAACCAGCCTGTCTGAGGTTTTGGCAAGCAGCTTTCACACCAAAGATGGGGCAATGGGTTGGCTTTATCCGCTGCTGCGGCAGGGAATTCATGAAGATTTACGAATGCGGCTACGGGCACAAACGCCTCGCTATGCCTGTTTAGTGGCAATTCGTCGGATGTCACCCCAAGAAGCAGTCTTCGAGTCTCGCGCCCTTGATTCTCCACTGTCTCAGGCAGGAGAAAGCGATCGGATTGTGGGAACCGTGGAAATTGCGGTGCGGAATTCACCCAGCCTGCTACACCGTCGATCGCCCTATCCTTATCTGTCGAATCTGGCAGTTTTGCAGGAATATCGGCAGCAGGGAGTCGCCCAACAATTGCTGAAGATGTGTGAACGGATTGCTCTAGATTGGGGCTATCACGATATTCATCTGCATGTTTTGGAGAACAACGATCGCGCTAGACGGCTTTATGACAAGGCAGGCTACCAGGTGCAGCAAACGGAAACAAGCTTGACCTCGCTTGTTTTTGGGCGCTCCCGGCAGGTATTGCTTCATAAAGCTTTGCGGCGAGGATAG
- a CDS encoding response regulator: MKSAEQQKPRILVVDDEPDNLDLLYRTFHREFTVFRAESGAAALEILAKEGEVAVIISDQRMPSMSGTEFLSLTATQFPDTIRIILTGYTDVEDLVEAINAGKVFKYVTKPWNGDGLKAVVRQGVDTHNILKTRTQELQRTLRQKSLLNAVTSTIHRASGYQQILQTIAETIGHLFEADCCIVRPFQEGRLQPETFFYSTHPYLSTLEFQSLSCTVWETHEVEVVQDAKTHQAAGDDPDRAEAYQAANIASSLIVPLIYQQELMAVLALHHCGQPHPWQTDEVQLVIMMTDQAVLALAQARAYERMQALATREALVNTITAAIRSSLDPQEIFAAITQQLGLALHTDGCALSLWTEDAEYVQCVGLYDGTEADLLPLSTYPLDEKSRSQLPQSLVPIEGNPVLQQLLNTQAPVVINDLGQHPEMNILDLPLRSAACALLVVPLLYNGKIIGSISLRQVHQPRKWKRSEVELAQAVAAQAAIAVQQSRLYQTTRQQAEQLLELDRQKTEFFQNVSHEFRTPLTLTIGPLESAVEKGEGLSADQSVIALRNSRRLLRLVNQLLDLQRLDAGRMQPSFRPCDIQEFVGQIVDSFRPYCLKKQIRLETRLTDCPLIYLDLEKFDKVLYNLLSNAIKFTAAGGAIEVNLKTAGDHSLIQVKDTGLGIRPDQIPHLFERFRQADGSASRSHEGSGLGLALVKELVELHGGKVTVESVYGEGTTFTIWLKTGAAHLPTQQVLEIPAEVEQSRAVVELADVETELQGGDWQQQSGEDEQQQEPGTVRLPKMAHHPLAKNPSPFRILVVEDNADMRNYVSSVLQRSGYRVSTARHGAEGFEVAQSLRPDLILTDLMMPLVSGLEMIEQIRLNEELRGTPIILLTAKADADTRIEGAEKGADAYLSKPFNDRELLAEVRNLLALKENERKVAELNTYLTQSVLRRFLPPALVQKAAKGELTLDLRPEPRMITVLFSDIIGFTQLSNTLRSRRVAELLNEYLTEMTHAIFDNGGTVDKFMGDAILAIFGAPEEISPNEQVRRAIAAARQMYRNLNQLNERWQQQGISQVQFRCGIHQGTAVVGMFGGEERADYTAIGPSVNIAARIQEAAEPNSILVSAAVADYLELTEEAITKFSPLKLKGVDETVLTFSIHPEVGKTAQTHPG, from the coding sequence ATGAAATCTGCGGAGCAGCAAAAGCCAAGAATTTTGGTTGTGGATGATGAACCAGACAACCTCGATCTGCTGTATCGCACTTTCCACCGAGAATTCACGGTTTTTCGAGCTGAGAGTGGGGCAGCAGCCCTCGAAATATTGGCAAAAGAAGGAGAGGTTGCTGTCATCATTTCAGACCAGCGAATGCCCTCAATGAGCGGCACAGAATTCCTGAGTCTCACTGCAACCCAGTTTCCCGACACAATTCGGATTATTTTGACGGGCTATACCGACGTTGAGGACTTGGTCGAAGCCATCAACGCGGGCAAAGTGTTTAAATATGTAACAAAACCCTGGAACGGGGACGGGCTGAAGGCAGTCGTGCGGCAGGGCGTTGACACGCACAACATCCTGAAAACCCGGACTCAGGAGCTACAGCGCACTCTGCGTCAGAAATCTTTACTCAATGCGGTCACAAGCACCATTCACCGTGCCTCTGGCTATCAGCAAATTCTCCAGACGATCGCCGAAACGATCGGGCATCTGTTTGAGGCAGACTGCTGTATTGTCCGTCCCTTTCAGGAAGGTCGCCTTCAGCCAGAAACATTTTTCTACAGCACCCATCCCTATTTATCGACTCTGGAGTTTCAGAGTCTTTCCTGCACTGTTTGGGAGACTCATGAAGTTGAAGTTGTACAAGATGCCAAGACGCATCAAGCCGCCGGAGATGACCCCGATCGAGCAGAGGCATATCAAGCTGCCAATATTGCTTCTAGTCTCATTGTGCCGCTGATCTATCAGCAAGAACTGATGGCGGTGCTGGCGCTGCATCACTGTGGGCAACCCCACCCCTGGCAAACGGATGAAGTGCAGTTGGTCATCATGATGACTGATCAGGCGGTGCTGGCACTGGCGCAGGCAAGGGCTTATGAGCGAATGCAGGCACTGGCAACTCGCGAAGCATTGGTAAACACGATTACCGCAGCAATTCGATCGAGCCTTGACCCGCAGGAAATTTTTGCGGCGATTACGCAACAGCTCGGGCTAGCGCTTCACACGGATGGCTGTGCTTTGTCCCTCTGGACTGAAGACGCAGAATATGTGCAGTGTGTGGGTCTATACGATGGGACAGAAGCCGATTTGTTGCCTTTGTCCACTTATCCTCTAGACGAAAAAAGTCGTTCCCAACTGCCGCAGTCGCTCGTACCGATCGAAGGCAACCCAGTTTTGCAACAGTTGCTAAACACCCAAGCCCCTGTGGTGATCAACGATCTGGGCCAGCATCCAGAGATGAATATTTTGGATTTGCCGCTGCGATCGGCTGCCTGTGCGCTGCTGGTGGTTCCTTTACTCTATAACGGCAAGATCATCGGCAGTATTTCGCTGCGTCAGGTGCATCAGCCCCGGAAATGGAAACGATCGGAAGTGGAGCTGGCGCAAGCAGTCGCGGCACAAGCAGCAATTGCAGTACAGCAGTCGCGGCTCTATCAAACCACCCGTCAACAAGCCGAACAGCTACTCGAACTCGATCGCCAAAAAACCGAGTTTTTTCAGAATGTCTCCCATGAGTTTCGCACTCCCTTAACGCTGACGATCGGACCTTTAGAGTCGGCAGTCGAAAAAGGTGAGGGGCTATCTGCTGATCAGTCTGTGATTGCTCTCCGCAACTCACGGCGGCTATTGCGGTTGGTGAATCAACTGCTCGACCTGCAACGATTGGATGCTGGACGAATGCAGCCCAGTTTCCGCCCCTGCGACATTCAGGAATTTGTTGGGCAAATTGTCGATTCATTCCGTCCTTATTGCCTCAAGAAGCAGATCAGGCTAGAAACCCGCCTCACAGATTGTCCACTCATTTATTTGGACTTAGAGAAATTCGATAAGGTCTTGTATAACCTGCTCTCCAACGCCATCAAATTTACTGCGGCTGGTGGGGCGATCGAGGTGAACCTGAAGACTGCTGGCGACCATAGCCTGATCCAGGTCAAGGACACCGGGCTGGGCATTCGTCCTGACCAAATTCCCCACTTGTTTGAGCGATTTCGTCAGGCAGATGGGTCTGCGAGCCGCAGTCATGAGGGCAGTGGTTTAGGGTTAGCCTTGGTGAAAGAATTGGTTGAGCTGCATGGCGGCAAAGTTACGGTGGAGTCGGTTTATGGCGAAGGCACAACCTTCACTATCTGGCTCAAAACCGGAGCCGCCCACTTACCCACTCAACAGGTGCTCGAAATCCCGGCTGAAGTCGAACAGAGCCGAGCCGTTGTGGAACTGGCAGATGTTGAAACAGAGCTACAGGGTGGGGATTGGCAGCAGCAGAGCGGGGAGGACGAGCAACAGCAGGAACCGGGAACAGTCCGTTTACCGAAGATGGCTCATCATCCTTTAGCAAAAAACCCTTCTCCCTTTCGCATCCTGGTAGTTGAAGACAACGCGGATATGCGGAACTATGTTTCTAGCGTGTTGCAGCGATCGGGCTACCGGGTTTCAACGGCACGACATGGAGCAGAAGGCTTCGAGGTTGCGCAAAGTTTACGTCCTGATCTGATCCTTACTGATCTAATGATGCCGCTGGTCTCTGGATTAGAAATGATTGAGCAGATCCGGCTGAATGAAGAGTTGCGCGGTACGCCGATTATTTTGCTGACGGCAAAGGCAGATGCAGATACGCGAATTGAGGGGGCAGAGAAGGGAGCAGATGCTTATCTGTCGAAGCCGTTTAACGATCGAGAACTGCTGGCGGAAGTGCGAAATTTGCTGGCGCTGAAGGAGAACGAACGGAAAGTCGCAGAACTCAATACTTACCTGACGCAATCGGTCTTACGGCGATTCTTGCCTCCAGCACTGGTGCAAAAAGCCGCCAAGGGAGAACTCACGCTCGATCTGCGTCCAGAACCGCGCATGATTACAGTTTTGTTCAGCGATATCATTGGCTTCACCCAACTCTCGAACACGCTTCGATCGCGCCGAGTCGCCGAATTGCTCAACGAGTATTTAACTGAAATGACTCATGCCATTTTTGATAATGGCGGTACGGTTGATAAGTTTATGGGCGATGCAATTCTGGCAATTTTTGGTGCACCAGAGGAGATTAGCCCCAATGAGCAGGTGAGACGTGCTATCGCTGCGGCTCGACAGATGTATCGCAACTTGAATCAGCTCAATGAACGCTGGCAGCAACAGGGCATTAGTCAGGTGCAGTTTCGCTGCGGCATCCATCAGGGAACGGCAGTAGTGGGAATGTTTGGCGGTGAAGAACGGGCAGACTATACGGCGATCGGTCCCAGTGTCAATATTGCTGCTCGGATTCAAGAAGCCGCTGAGCCAAATTCAATTCTCGTTTCGGCTGCGGTCGCAGATTATTTAGAACTGACCGAGGAAGCGATCACCAAATTTAGCCCACTCAAGCTGAAAGGCGTTGATGAAACTGTTCTTACTTTCTCAATCCATCCAGAAGTAGGGAAAACTGCTCAAACTCATCCTGGCTAA
- a CDS encoding DUF2726 domain-containing protein, which yields MDRRRKLLVNNYEKLADELITKAVAPYNARICPKVGLKDIIKLSGSGISTEEYSYALKAHIDFCVVNSDDYIEFGLEIDESHHLSNPEVIKKDKLKDKLCSKLGFPLLRISDKSLERVKELELLAWLASYYFVFSDLSKSRKDLREPENQRKLFLLREPFVYSPFADSHESIQNFERAGLFELVSHELPACVSHNSETYFISWAGVPLRSPGVPIGSKPFLYSKKAFRAFNNFAGIYPFQLSEGLAIVELDRKIRDYVNGFYSPEENETLDTMSKEIAEEYFKIENFRKLRD from the coding sequence ATGGATAGACGACGTAAATTACTAGTCAACAACTATGAAAAATTGGCTGATGAATTAATTACTAAGGCAGTTGCTCCTTATAACGCTAGAATCTGTCCAAAAGTTGGATTGAAAGACATCATTAAGCTCTCAGGTTCCGGGATAAGCACTGAGGAGTATTCTTACGCTCTCAAGGCACATATTGACTTTTGTGTAGTTAATAGTGATGACTACATTGAATTTGGTCTTGAAATTGATGAGTCACATCATCTTTCCAACCCAGAAGTAATTAAAAAGGATAAACTCAAAGATAAATTATGTTCAAAGTTGGGGTTCCCTTTGTTGCGAATCAGTGACAAATCTCTCGAACGGGTCAAAGAATTGGAGCTTTTGGCTTGGTTGGCATCATACTACTTTGTTTTCTCAGATCTATCCAAAAGTAGAAAAGACTTGAGGGAGCCTGAGAACCAGAGAAAATTGTTTTTATTGAGAGAGCCATTTGTATATTCACCTTTTGCTGATTCTCATGAATCAATACAAAATTTTGAAAGAGCAGGTTTATTTGAGCTTGTTTCTCATGAACTACCAGCCTGTGTATCCCACAATTCAGAAACGTACTTCATCTCTTGGGCTGGAGTTCCTCTAAGAAGCCCAGGTGTTCCTATAGGGAGTAAACCGTTCTTGTATTCTAAGAAGGCATTTAGAGCATTCAACAATTTTGCAGGAATATATCCATTTCAGCTTTCTGAAGGTTTAGCTATTGTTGAACTTGATAGAAAAATAAGAGATTATGTCAATGGCTTTTACAGTCCAGAAGAAAATGAGACATTGGATACGATGTCTAAAGAAATAGCCGAAGAATACTTCAAAATCGAAAATTTTAGAAAATTGAGAGATTAA
- the acnB gene encoding bifunctional aconitate hydratase 2/2-methylisocitrate dehydratase, translating to MFHHGEMLPGEVEKMLEAYRNHVAERSALGIPPLPLSAEQTSDLCELLKNPPAGEAEFLVALLRDRVPPGVDQAAYVKAGFLTGIAKGEITSPLVSPGDAVELLGTMMGGYNVQSLIDLLQVPNAVIADAAATALSKTLLVYDAFHDVQELAEKDNLFAKQVLQSWANADWFTSRPQLPESITVTVFKVPGETNTDDLSPAPHATTRPDIPLHATVMLETRQPGSLETIAQLKQKGHPVAYVGDVVGTGSSRKSAINSVLWHIGDDIPFVPNKRSGGYILGGKIAPIFFNTAEDSGALPIECDVSKLETGDVITIYPYKGEITNEAGEVISTFSLKPDTILDEVRAGGRIPLLIGRTLTDKIRAAMGLEPSDLFIRPRMPSDTGKGFTLAQKMVGKACGLPGVRPGTSCEPLMTTVGSQDTTGPMTRDELKELACLGFSADLVMQSFCHTAAYPKPVDIKTHHDLPDFINARGGVSLRPGDGIIHSWLNRMLLPDTVGTGGDSHTRFPLGISFPAGSGLVAFAAALGVMPLDMPESVLVRFTGELQPGVTLRDVVNAIPFVAIQQGKLTVEKQNKKNVFSGRIMEMEGLPDLKLEQAFELTDATAERSCAGSTIKLSTDTVAEYLRSNVALLKNMAARGYGDARTILRRVAKMEQWLANPSLMEADADAEYADVIEVNLSEIKEPIVAAPNDPDNIKLMSECAGDPIHEVFIGSCMTNIGHYRAAAKILEGAGQAKVRLWIAPPTRMDEKQLREEGVYSIFSGVGARTEMPGCSLCMGNQARVADGVTVFSTSTRNFNNRMGKDAKVYLGSAELAAVCALLGKIPTVEEYMAIVTKKIDPFAAELYRYLNFDQITGFEDEGRVIPLEEMPRIEDILGMPTAAGR from the coding sequence ATGTTTCATCACGGTGAGATGCTGCCAGGAGAGGTTGAAAAGATGCTAGAGGCTTATCGAAACCATGTTGCAGAGCGATCGGCGTTAGGAATTCCGCCCTTACCGCTGTCTGCGGAACAAACGTCTGATCTGTGTGAACTGTTAAAAAATCCCCCGGCAGGCGAAGCAGAATTTTTGGTGGCGCTGTTGCGCGATCGAGTGCCGCCTGGGGTTGATCAGGCTGCTTATGTTAAGGCGGGCTTTCTAACCGGAATTGCCAAAGGTGAGATCACGAGTCCGCTTGTATCGCCTGGAGATGCGGTTGAACTGTTGGGCACGATGATGGGCGGCTATAACGTCCAGTCATTGATTGATCTGCTGCAAGTTCCCAATGCTGTGATTGCTGACGCTGCTGCCACTGCACTTAGCAAAACGCTCCTGGTTTACGACGCCTTCCATGATGTGCAGGAACTCGCCGAGAAAGACAATCTGTTTGCCAAACAAGTCTTGCAATCCTGGGCAAATGCCGATTGGTTTACCAGCCGTCCACAGTTGCCTGAATCCATTACGGTAACGGTGTTCAAGGTTCCTGGCGAGACAAACACGGATGATTTATCTCCTGCGCCTCATGCCACCACCCGCCCAGATATTCCGCTGCACGCGACAGTAATGCTGGAAACGCGCCAGCCTGGTTCCTTGGAGACGATCGCCCAACTGAAACAGAAGGGACATCCCGTTGCTTATGTTGGAGATGTGGTTGGGACAGGTTCTTCGCGGAAATCTGCGATCAACTCGGTGCTGTGGCACATTGGCGATGATATTCCCTTCGTGCCGAATAAGCGATCGGGGGGCTATATTTTGGGCGGCAAAATTGCGCCGATTTTCTTCAACACGGCTGAAGATTCGGGGGCACTGCCGATCGAGTGTGACGTATCGAAGCTGGAAACGGGGGATGTGATCACCATCTATCCCTACAAAGGCGAAATCACGAATGAAGCAGGCGAAGTTATCTCAACCTTTAGCCTCAAGCCTGACACCATTCTGGATGAAGTCCGGGCAGGTGGACGGATTCCGCTGCTGATTGGGCGAACGCTCACCGACAAAATTCGGGCAGCAATGGGGCTGGAGCCAAGCGATTTGTTTATTCGTCCGCGAATGCCCTCCGATACGGGTAAAGGCTTTACATTGGCTCAGAAGATGGTGGGTAAAGCTTGTGGTCTCCCTGGCGTTCGTCCTGGGACATCCTGTGAGCCTCTGATGACGACAGTTGGTTCTCAGGACACCACTGGACCGATGACGCGCGATGAACTCAAAGAGCTTGCTTGTCTTGGCTTTAGTGCCGATCTGGTGATGCAGAGCTTCTGTCATACCGCTGCTTATCCCAAGCCTGTCGATATTAAAACGCATCACGATCTGCCGGACTTCATCAACGCACGTGGTGGGGTTTCGCTGCGTCCGGGAGATGGCATCATTCACTCCTGGCTCAATCGGATGCTGTTACCCGATACGGTTGGTACGGGTGGCGATTCGCATACTCGGTTCCCGCTGGGGATCTCCTTCCCGGCTGGCTCTGGGTTGGTGGCGTTTGCGGCGGCTCTGGGCGTGATGCCGTTGGATATGCCGGAATCTGTGCTGGTGCGCTTCACCGGAGAACTGCAACCGGGCGTAACGCTGCGCGATGTTGTCAATGCGATTCCTTTTGTGGCAATTCAACAGGGCAAATTGACTGTCGAGAAGCAGAACAAAAAGAACGTTTTTTCTGGGCGGATTATGGAAATGGAAGGTCTGCCCGATCTGAAGCTAGAGCAAGCTTTTGAGCTAACTGATGCAACTGCCGAACGCTCTTGTGCCGGGTCTACGATTAAGCTCAGCACCGATACCGTTGCAGAATATCTGCGATCGAACGTGGCGCTGCTCAAAAATATGGCGGCGCGGGGCTATGGAGATGCGCGTACCATTCTGCGGCGAGTTGCCAAGATGGAGCAGTGGTTAGCCAATCCGAGCTTGATGGAAGCGGATGCGGATGCTGAATATGCTGATGTGATTGAGGTGAACCTGAGCGAGATTAAAGAACCGATCGTTGCGGCTCCCAATGACCCAGATAACATTAAGCTGATGTCTGAATGTGCTGGAGATCCGATCCACGAAGTCTTTATTGGCTCTTGCATGACGAACATCGGACATTATCGCGCTGCTGCCAAGATTCTGGAAGGTGCAGGGCAAGCAAAAGTGCGTCTCTGGATTGCTCCTCCGACTCGCATGGATGAAAAGCAGCTCCGCGAGGAAGGGGTGTATAGCATCTTCTCTGGGGTGGGAGCCAGAACCGAAATGCCTGGATGTTCGCTTTGCATGGGGAATCAGGCAAGGGTGGCAGATGGTGTGACGGTCTTCTCGACTTCAACGCGCAACTTCAATAACCGCATGGGCAAAGATGCGAAGGTGTATCTTGGTTCGGCGGAGTTGGCGGCAGTTTGTGCGCTGTTGGGTAAGATTCCGACGGTTGAGGAATATATGGCGATCGTCACGAAGAAGATTGATCCGTTTGCGGCGGAGCTTTATCGCTATCTCAACTTTGATCAAATCACCGGATTTGAGGATGAGGGTCGAGTGATTCCGCTGGAGGAAATGCCTCGGATTGAGGATATTCTGGGAATGCCGACGGCTGCGGGGCGTTAA
- a CDS encoding VOC family protein, whose protein sequence is MTSTESAIASGMLRRVHHIALHVREMAASKHFYGKILGLRELTGNEVPETLRDLFEKGEAANFETPDGTIVDLFWKPNLLPPDPDPGKEFTRAGHLAFDIDPALFDHAVDVLKQNHVTIDHGPVSRPTGRGIYFYDPDGFLVEIRCDPA, encoded by the coding sequence ATGACTTCTACTGAATCGGCAATTGCGTCAGGAATGTTGCGTCGTGTTCATCATATTGCGCTTCATGTTCGAGAGATGGCAGCCTCGAAGCACTTTTACGGGAAGATTTTGGGACTGCGCGAGCTGACAGGGAATGAAGTGCCAGAGACGCTGCGAGATTTGTTTGAGAAAGGAGAAGCAGCGAACTTTGAAACGCCCGATGGAACGATTGTCGATCTGTTCTGGAAGCCCAATTTGCTGCCGCCTGATCCTGATCCGGGCAAGGAATTCACTCGCGCTGGGCATTTAGCATTTGATATTGATCCCGCCTTATTCGATCACGCGGTTGATGTGCTGAAACAGAATCATGTGACGATCGATCATGGTCCGGTCAGCCGCCCAACGGGGAGAGGCATCTATTTCTATGATCCGGATGGCTTTCTGGTCGAAATTCGCTGCGATCCGGCATAG
- a CDS encoding pentapeptide repeat-containing protein: MFQAADLLKRYSAGETNFSGINLAGINLSNADLIGINLAKADLHSAVLVFAFLNRARLTKANLTATKMSGINLSQADLSGANLKDADLHGAILQGADLRSADLSLANLLDANLINADLRNTKLGGANLTGACLRGTNLREENRNYVANLRGAVLRKVDLRGSNLTGADLSKVDLRGADLSEATLRGADLSGADLSDANLRGTLLTDANLKQAILRGTYLVNAKMERSNLTEVDMASANLQGALLADAKLTKAHLARANLTSARLPRADLSRAHLWEAILRDAQLTDAYLARANLTNADLTNANLMRAEMSSTNLTGTILTEAILPDGSTHP; encoded by the coding sequence ATGTTCCAGGCAGCAGACCTTTTGAAACGCTACAGCGCTGGGGAAACGAATTTTAGTGGTATTAATCTGGCTGGCATTAACCTCAGCAACGCTGATTTGATTGGGATTAATTTGGCAAAAGCAGATTTGCACAGTGCCGTGCTGGTCTTTGCTTTCCTCAACCGTGCCAGACTGACAAAAGCCAACCTGACTGCAACCAAAATGAGTGGTATCAACCTCAGTCAAGCCGACCTCAGTGGTGCCAACCTGAAAGATGCAGACCTTCATGGCGCAATTCTTCAAGGAGCCGACCTGCGAAGTGCTGACCTGTCTCTGGCAAACCTGCTGGACGCAAATTTGATCAATGCTGACTTGCGAAATACGAAGCTCGGCGGAGCAAACTTAACGGGAGCCTGCTTGCGAGGCACAAATCTCCGGGAAGAAAACCGCAACTATGTGGCGAACCTGCGGGGAGCAGTGCTGCGAAAAGTCGATTTACGCGGCAGTAACTTGACTGGAGCCGATTTGTCGAAAGTTGACTTACGCGGAGCCGACCTGAGCGAAGCAACCTTGCGCGGAGCCGACCTGAGCGGAGCCGACTTAAGTGATGCCAATCTCAGAGGAACCCTGTTAACCGATGCTAATCTGAAGCAGGCAATCCTACGGGGCACTTATCTTGTCAATGCCAAGATGGAGCGATCGAACCTGACTGAGGTAGACATGGCAAGTGCCAACCTGCAAGGCGCACTCCTAGCCGATGCCAAACTCACGAAAGCCCACCTTGCCAGAGCGAATCTCACGAGCGCCCGCCTCCCTCGCGCTGATCTTAGCCGCGCCCACCTCTGGGAAGCGATTTTACGCGACGCGCAACTGACAGATGCCTATCTTGCCAGAGCCAATCTCACGAACGCCGACCTGACCAATGCCAACTTGATGCGTGCCGAGATGAGCAGCACCAACCTCACAGGAACCATTTTGACTGAAGCAATTCTGCCAGACGGCAGCACTCATCCATAA